From Desulfobotulus pelophilus, a single genomic window includes:
- a CDS encoding AAA family ATPase, whose protein sequence is MGDQKKGIPRIESLRVLNYRALKEITLDRLTPVTVLLGPNGSGKSTIFDVFNFLSECFRYGLRHAWDRRGRSKELKSRGSSGPIVFELKYREAPKTPVITYHLAIDEGTKGPEVVEEWLQWRRGSKGQPFRFLEFKKGIGRAVSGEVPDADDVRAESNLRSPDLIAVNTLGQLSDHPRVAALREFITDWYVSYLSIDQTRNQPEAGPQDRLNKNGDNLPNVIQYLKENHTERLEQIFAILRKRIPRLERVDADLMPDGRLLLQIKDAPFEKPVLSKFASDGTMKMLAYLTVLYDPEPPQFVGIEEPENFLHPRLLPELAEECRAASEKTQLLVTSHSPFFLNAMRAEEVRVLYRDEQGFTHAVKASEIQGIPEMLQAGASLGHLWMEGHFGFGDPLINFGAPRKKKRKGDK, encoded by the coding sequence ATGGGGGATCAAAAAAAAGGCATTCCCAGAATAGAATCCTTAAGAGTTCTGAACTACAGGGCTTTAAAAGAAATTACCCTGGACAGACTGACACCCGTGACAGTTCTTCTTGGGCCAAATGGAAGCGGTAAGTCAACAATTTTTGATGTGTTTAATTTTCTGTCTGAGTGCTTCCGGTATGGGCTGCGCCATGCATGGGATCGCAGGGGCAGAAGCAAGGAACTGAAAAGCCGTGGCTCAAGCGGTCCCATCGTTTTTGAGCTGAAATATCGTGAAGCTCCAAAGACTCCTGTTATTACGTATCACCTGGCTATAGATGAAGGAACCAAAGGGCCGGAGGTGGTGGAAGAGTGGCTTCAATGGCGACGGGGGAGCAAAGGCCAGCCGTTTCGCTTTCTGGAGTTTAAAAAAGGCATTGGACGTGCCGTCAGTGGTGAAGTACCCGATGCCGATGATGTAAGAGCGGAAAGTAATTTGCGTTCACCGGATCTCATTGCAGTGAATACACTGGGACAGCTTTCAGACCATCCCCGTGTGGCCGCATTGCGTGAGTTTATTACGGACTGGTATGTCTCTTATTTATCCATTGATCAAACCCGAAATCAGCCGGAAGCCGGACCCCAGGATCGTTTGAATAAGAATGGTGACAACCTGCCCAATGTCATCCAGTATCTGAAGGAAAACCATACGGAAAGGCTGGAGCAGATATTTGCCATACTCAGGAAGCGAATTCCTCGCCTGGAACGGGTGGATGCCGATCTGATGCCGGATGGACGATTGCTCCTTCAGATCAAGGATGCCCCGTTCGAAAAACCGGTACTTTCAAAGTTTGCATCTGATGGCACAATGAAAATGCTGGCCTATTTAACGGTACTTTATGACCCTGAGCCCCCTCAATTTGTAGGGATCGAAGAACCTGAGAATTTCCTTCACCCCCGACTGCTGCCTGAACTGGCAGAGGAGTGCAGGGCTGCTTCTGAAAAAACGCAGCTTCTAGTTACCAGCCATTCTCCCTTCTTCCTTAATGCAATGAGAGCTGAAGAGGTGCGGGTTCTTTACCGGGATGAGCAAGGCTTCACCCATGCTGTTAAAGCATCGGAGATACAGGGAATTCCTGAAATGCTTCAAGCCGGTGCAAGCCTTGGCCACCTCTGGATGGAAGGTCATTTTGGCTTTGGTGATCCCCTTATCAACTTCGGTGCCCCCAGGAAAAAGAAGCGGAAGGGGGACAAGTGA
- a CDS encoding HNH endonuclease encodes MKNTKGRNWTKEELLVAINLYCKIPFGKIHQKTPEIIELAELLDRSPGSVSYKLANFASIDPSLQREGASHVSKLDIEVWNEFFLNWEEMSYKSEITLSKIKEEQTEIFPAGTNKEAFVRVRVNQNFFRKTILASYGGCCITGLSIPELVVASHIVPWSVDEKNRTNPRNGLCLNALHDKAFDAGLISISEDFTVVGSKKLLSFDTNGIELITDSIGLQINMPKRFLPDQNFLSYHRKHIFQG; translated from the coding sequence GTGAAAAACACAAAAGGAAGAAATTGGACAAAAGAAGAGCTTTTAGTAGCTATCAATCTGTATTGCAAAATTCCTTTTGGTAAAATCCATCAAAAGACCCCTGAAATCATAGAATTAGCAGAGCTTTTAGACCGTAGCCCTGGATCTGTAAGCTATAAACTTGCCAATTTTGCCAGCATAGATCCATCCCTTCAACGAGAAGGAGCTTCCCATGTCAGTAAATTAGATATTGAAGTATGGAATGAATTCTTTCTTAACTGGGAAGAAATGAGTTATAAAAGTGAAATAACCCTCTCAAAAATCAAAGAAGAACAAACAGAAATTTTTCCAGCAGGAACAAACAAAGAAGCCTTTGTAAGGGTGAGGGTAAACCAGAATTTTTTTCGCAAAACAATTCTGGCCTCCTATGGGGGCTGTTGCATAACCGGTCTATCTATCCCAGAACTTGTTGTTGCAAGCCACATTGTACCTTGGTCTGTAGATGAAAAAAACCGAACCAATCCAAGGAATGGTTTATGTTTGAACGCACTACACGATAAAGCCTTTGACGCTGGTTTAATTTCTATCTCCGAAGATTTTACTGTTGTAGGGTCTAAAAAGCTCTTGTCTTTTGATACGAACGGAATAGAGCTAATTACGGATTCTATTGGCTTACAAATCAACATGCCAAAACGTTTTTTGCCGGATCAAAATTTTCTTTCTTATCACAGAAAACATATTTTTCAGGGGTAA
- a CDS encoding ribbon-helix-helix protein, CopG family: METTTRRTTVYLDEMLHKALKLKAFETSRSISDLVNSAIREALAEDAADLAAFENRMDEPLISYDEMVKRLKKDGRI, encoded by the coding sequence ATGGAAACAACGACCAGGCGAACCACAGTTTATCTTGATGAAATGCTTCATAAAGCCCTTAAGTTGAAAGCTTTTGAAACGTCCCGTTCCATATCGGACCTTGTTAATTCGGCTATCCGAGAAGCCCTTGCCGAAGATGCCGCAGATCTTGCTGCATTCGAAAACCGGATGGATGAGCCTTTGATCAGCTATGATGAAATGGTAAAAAGGCTGAAAAAAGATGGTCGAATATAA
- a CDS encoding DUF4276 family protein has product MPENWSVLVLVDRDDDCSVLKHKLEQAAIRSGFITKRSAASGQRFNITNRIVIEELKAWYFGDWNAVKAAYPKVPVTIPQKAPYCNPDAISGGTWEALERVLKQAGYFSTGLRKAECAREIAMLMDIHQNRSGSFNIFLTAIQAISRGNLT; this is encoded by the coding sequence ATGCCTGAGAATTGGTCTGTCCTTGTTCTGGTAGACAGAGATGATGATTGTTCGGTTCTTAAACACAAACTGGAACAAGCAGCCATCCGTTCTGGTTTTATAACCAAAAGAAGTGCAGCCTCCGGACAGCGTTTTAATATTACCAACCGTATTGTCATAGAAGAACTGAAAGCATGGTATTTTGGGGATTGGAACGCAGTCAAAGCCGCTTATCCAAAGGTTCCCGTTACGATTCCCCAAAAAGCTCCCTATTGCAATCCCGATGCAATAAGCGGTGGTACCTGGGAGGCCCTGGAACGTGTGCTGAAACAGGCCGGGTATTTTTCAACCGGTTTACGCAAGGCGGAATGTGCCCGGGAGATTGCCATGCTCATGGATATTCATCAAAACAGATCTGGCAGCTTCAATATTTTCCTTACTGCGATACAAGCCATTTCACGCGGAAATCTTACGTGA
- a CDS encoding ATP-binding protein, producing MKKRDLYLTKLIQFKDKPLIKVITGIRRCGKSTLLSLFEAHLKKSGVEAHRIIRMNFESFEFDGITDYKALHSHIRSRMPTTEKYYILLDEVQQVNSWEKAINAFSVDADTDIYITGSNAFLLSSELSTLLSGRYVEIPMLPLSFREYLDFTGQHQNGDLLSSFNAYLELGGLPTVVDLMDVPETLPAFFSGICNTVLMKDVMERNRVRDATLLESVLKFIAANIGSIVSTKKISDYLTSSGRKTSSETIDSYLKMLESAFIIYRARRYDLKGKAFLKALEKFYIVDMGIRNHLTGLRNTDYGHVLENIVYFELLRRGYDVAVGKVGTLEVDFIATRLKEKLYVQVSASIMDEHTRKRELQSLQAISDNYPKMILTMDKVIPNDYEGIKIVNVIDFLLG from the coding sequence ATGAAAAAAAGAGATCTTTATCTGACAAAGCTCATACAGTTCAAAGACAAACCCCTGATCAAGGTGATTACAGGTATCCGTCGCTGTGGAAAATCCACCCTTCTTTCCCTTTTTGAAGCGCACCTGAAAAAAAGCGGAGTGGAAGCGCACCGGATCATCCGCATGAATTTTGAATCCTTTGAATTCGATGGCATTACGGATTATAAAGCACTGCACAGCCATATCCGGAGCAGAATGCCAACTACTGAAAAATATTATATTCTCCTGGATGAGGTGCAGCAGGTCAATTCCTGGGAAAAAGCAATCAATGCTTTCTCGGTGGATGCGGACACAGACATTTACATCACAGGTTCCAATGCCTTTCTGCTTTCCTCTGAACTTTCTACGCTTCTTTCGGGGCGTTATGTGGAAATCCCCATGCTTCCCCTTTCCTTCAGGGAATATCTGGATTTTACCGGCCAGCATCAGAATGGAGATCTTCTTTCATCCTTTAATGCGTATCTGGAGCTGGGCGGGCTCCCCACGGTTGTGGATCTGATGGATGTTCCTGAAACCCTGCCGGCATTTTTCAGCGGCATATGCAATACGGTTCTGATGAAGGATGTCATGGAACGTAACAGAGTCAGGGATGCGACCCTGCTTGAAAGTGTGCTGAAGTTTATCGCTGCCAACATTGGAAGCATTGTCTCCACAAAAAAAATAAGTGATTATCTCACAAGCAGCGGCAGAAAAACATCCAGCGAGACCATAGACAGCTACCTTAAAATGCTTGAAAGCGCCTTCATCATCTACAGGGCCAGGCGGTATGATCTGAAGGGAAAGGCTTTTTTAAAGGCACTGGAAAAGTTCTACATTGTTGACATGGGGATTCGCAATCATCTGACAGGGCTGAGAAATACCGATTATGGTCATGTGCTTGAAAATATAGTGTATTTTGAACTGCTGAGGCGGGGCTATGATGTGGCTGTGGGCAAGGTTGGGACGCTGGAGGTGGATTTCATTGCAACCAGGCTGAAGGAAAAATTATATGTTCAGGTTTCCGCAAGCATCATGGATGAACATACCCGGAAGCGGGAGTTGCAGTCCCTTCAGGCCATCTCCGACAATTACCCGAAAATGATTCTCACCATGGATAAGGTTATACCCAATGACTATGAAGGTATTAAGATTGTTAATGTTATTGATTTTCTTCTTGGGTAA
- a CDS encoding MFS transporter — translation MKTDPNIRNNPSEEKASLSLIQTLCVAGTASLAIFMVNLDATVVNIVLPEISSLFGIRTSEASIFVLSYLLALTGTALIFGRLSDMKGPEKIFFLGYGTFVLGSLLCAFSWNVWSLALFRFVQGLGGAMIFATNAVIVIRYLPEKIRGRAFAFNGMMAGIGFALGSPVGGFLSHHFDWRMVFLVNIPVGLAGLFLGMYWLKKRELPAVRGSFDKAGAITSFLCLCFLVFSLHSWEESLYLSTEIIGGLSIALVAGFLFVRYQQRSTHPLMPLSLFRNGPLNFALAGTACYYILLQGLAIIFPFYFIDARGMTAFATGNLLFISPMISMLITPLAGWLCDRIGSRIPAMGGAVLFIAACIFFLNLTPASSTTWLMTCLVLYGLAMGFYCAPILTLTMSHARPETSGVLSSVKSVLPSIFGMISVGIYATLYSTGESAGGIMEQAASQQGFHTIIWVSLGVSLFCFAVTFLSRDGSPQP, via the coding sequence ATGAAAACAGATCCGAATATCCGGAACAACCCATCGGAAGAAAAAGCCTCTCTTTCCCTCATTCAAACCCTATGCGTTGCAGGAACGGCATCGCTGGCCATTTTCATGGTGAATCTGGATGCCACGGTGGTGAATATCGTGCTGCCGGAAATCAGCAGCCTCTTTGGTATCCGTACATCAGAAGCTTCTATATTTGTTCTTTCCTACCTGCTGGCCCTCACGGGCACGGCCCTGATCTTTGGCCGTCTCAGCGACATGAAAGGACCGGAAAAAATCTTTTTTCTGGGATACGGGACCTTTGTGCTGGGTTCTCTTCTCTGTGCCTTTTCATGGAATGTCTGGTCCCTTGCCCTTTTCCGTTTTGTTCAGGGACTGGGCGGAGCCATGATCTTTGCCACCAATGCGGTGATTGTCATCCGCTACCTTCCGGAAAAAATCCGTGGGAGGGCCTTTGCCTTTAACGGTATGATGGCAGGTATCGGCTTTGCTCTGGGTTCCCCCGTGGGTGGCTTTCTTTCCCACCACTTTGACTGGCGCATGGTCTTTCTGGTGAATATTCCCGTGGGGCTGGCTGGTCTGTTTCTGGGCATGTACTGGCTGAAAAAACGGGAGCTTCCAGCTGTCCGGGGAAGCTTTGACAAAGCCGGTGCCATCACAAGTTTTCTCTGTCTCTGCTTTCTTGTCTTCTCCCTGCACTCATGGGAAGAATCCCTGTATCTTTCAACTGAAATTATCGGGGGACTTTCCATTGCCCTTGTGGCAGGGTTTCTTTTTGTAAGGTACCAGCAGAGATCCACCCATCCCCTCATGCCCCTTTCCCTTTTTCGCAATGGCCCCTTAAATTTTGCTCTGGCAGGAACGGCCTGTTACTACATTCTGCTGCAGGGGCTGGCCATTATATTCCCGTTTTATTTCATCGATGCCCGGGGCATGACGGCCTTTGCCACGGGAAATCTTCTGTTTATCAGCCCCATGATTTCCATGCTCATCACCCCCCTGGCGGGCTGGCTCTGTGACAGAATCGGCTCCCGGATTCCGGCCATGGGCGGAGCCGTTCTCTTTATTGCCGCCTGCATTTTTTTCCTTAACCTCACACCAGCCTCTTCCACAACCTGGCTGATGACCTGCCTTGTACTTTACGGGCTTGCCATGGGCTTTTACTGCGCCCCCATCCTCACCCTCACCATGTCCCACGCCAGACCGGAAACTTCCGGTGTTCTCTCCTCTGTTAAATCCGTTCTGCCATCCATTTTCGGTATGATCAGTGTGGGCATTTACGCCACCCTTTACAGCACCGGTGAAAGTGCCGGGGGGATCATGGAGCAGGCTGCTTCCCAACAGGGCTTTCACACCATTATATGGGTGAGCCTCGGTGTCAGCCTTTTTTGTTTTGCCGTTACCTTTTTAAGCAGGGATGGCAGTCCCCAGCCATAA